Within Elizabethkingia sp. JS20170427COW, the genomic segment GCAGGCTATCCAAAGAATAGCCTGCTTTTTTTACACCTACCCTATCTTAACCACACTTACAAGATATTCTAAATTTTATTAAAAGTTTGATATCAACCTTTAATTTTTGTTAAATTATTATTGCGTTAACATTAAATTAATATACAGATGCGGAAATATCTCTATTTTCGCGTCATGAAAAATTTGAAACTATTTATCCTATTTATAGCGTTTAACCTTGTAAATGCACAAAACACTTCCGAGCATATTTCTTCTTACGATATGATTTCGGTTACTTATAAAGCATCTCCCAAATGGAGTGCCTATGCGGAATTCCAATTAAGAGGAAATGAAAGATACTCCACTTTTGATTATTATGAAATTAAAGGAGGTGTGGGATACAATGTGGCTAAAAAGCACCAAATCCTCTTAGGCTTAGGAAGATATGGCACTTACAAAAACCGTTCTATTTCACAAGAAGAGTTCAGACTTTGGTTGCAATACACCTTCAATCAAGAAATAGGAAAACTGGATTTAGACCATAGAGTGCGCGCTGAGCAAAGATTTTTCCATGCATCACAAACAGGGGAAAACACCACCGCTAACCGATTTAGATATCGTTTATCTTTAAGTTACCCCCTTAATAAAGACAACATCCAGAAAGGAGCCCTTTTTGCCAATATTTTTGATGAAGTCTTTGTAGGTCCTAAAGACAATGCACTAAAAAGAAATCGTATTTACAGTGGCTTAGGTTATGTTATTTCTGATAATGTTACGGCATCCTCAGGCTATCTATGGCAAAGAGAATTCTCTAATAAAGGAAATAAAAATCTACATTACCTCTACTTTGCGCTTACCTTCAAAATCGACTCTTCAAAAGAGCCTAAAACACGTATCAAAGTTTCGGAAGTAGATTAAGAATTTCTAATAAAATTTCACACGCTTTATACTTGATAAATTCGTACTTTTGTAAGCATGAACCACAAAATTAACAAACAGGTGAAATTTCAGGACTTGGGAGTTATCGACTACCTTCCTGCCTGGGACCTTCAAGAACAGTTGCTAAAAGAAAATATAGATCTAAAAATCGCTAACCGAAGCCTAGCTCCTGAAGAACAAAGCATTACCCAAAACCATTTTCTTTTTGTTGAACACCCCCACGTTTATACCTTAGGAAAAAGTGGGCATGAAGAAAACATGCTCGCCAACCAAGATAAGCTAAATGAAATCCATGCTACTTATGTAAAAACTAATAGAGGTGGAGACATCACCTACCATGGCTACGGGCAAATTGTGGGTTATCCTATTTTGGATTTAGAAAACTTCTATACCGATATCCATAAATACATGAGAGATTTGGAAGAAGTCATCATCCGAACCATTAGCGACTATGGCTTGAAAGGTGAAAGATCTAAAGGTGAAACAGGAGTCTGGCTAGATGTTGGAAAACCTTATGCCCGAAAAATATGCGCCATGGGAGTAAAAGCTAGCAGATGGGTGACTATACATGGCTTTGCTCTTAATGTAAATACCGACTTACGATATTTTGACTTCATTATCCCTTGTGGGATTAAAGATAAACAAGTCGCATCTCTCAAAAACGAGTTAGAGCATGAGGTAGATATGGAAGAAGTAAAACTAAAAATAAAGAAGCACTTCCAAGAGATTTTTGGAGTTGAATGGACATAAAAACCTCCTTTTGAGGAATCAACTTACTTCAAAAACTACAGAATTATCAAATCCGTTTCAAAAGCAACCTTCAATATAAAAACATTACACCAATAAGTATTTTATATTGAGAATAAACAAGGTAATCTATTAAATTTTACCCAATATAGATTTGTATTTTTATCAATAAATCAAAGCATTATTTATAACATTTGCAAAAAAGATTTTTTTGATTATATTTGTGAACCTATAGATTAAACATCATGGCAGAATACAAATTACTACTTCCTTCCATGGGTGAAGGAGTTATGGAAGCTACCATCATTGGCTGGCTTTACAAAGAAGGTGATAACATTGAAGAAGATGACTCGGTAGTAGAAATTGCCACCGACAAAGTGGATTCTGAAGTACCTTCTCCTGTTTCAGGAAAGATTGTAAAGATCTTAAAACAACAAGATGAAATAGCTAAAGTAGGTGAAGCAATTGCTATTATAGAAACCGAAAGTGAAGCAACCAACACTCCTGAAGTATCTGCACCAGCAGTTTCTGAAGAAGTAAGCTCTATTGCCCCAGAGGTTGAAAAAGAACTTCTACAACCTATAGAGGAACACCACCCGCAAGTAGAGATATCTGGAGACCTATACCTTTCGCCTTTAGTAAAATCTATAGTCCAACAAGAAAACATTTCTGAAGCTGAACTCAAAAGTATTAAAGGATCTGGCCTTGAAGGAAGGATTACTAAAGAAGACATCCTAAGCTTTGTTGCCAACAGAGGGAAACAAGCTCCTGTACAGGAAAATGCAAAACCTATTGTGGCAACTCCAAGTGCTAGTGCTCCTGCCAGCACCATTACAACTACCCAAGGAGATGAAATTATCCCTATGGACAGAATGCGTAAGATTATCGCTGAAAACATGGTGAAGTCTAAGCACATTGCTCCACATGTCACCTCTTTCATCGAAACCGATGTTACCAATGTTGTAAAATGGAGAACCCGCCAAAAAGCAATTTTTGAAAAACGTGAAGGAGAAAAACTGACCTTTATGCCTATCTTCGTAAAAGCAGTAGTAAAGGCTATTCAGGACTTCCCAATGATTAATGTTTCTGTAGATGGAGATAAAATCATCAAAAAGAAAAACATCAATATAGGAATGGCTACAGCCCTTCCTGATGGAAACTTAATTGTTCCTGTAATTAAAAATGCAGACCAACTTTCTTTATCAGGATTAGCTAAAGCAATTAACGACCTTGCCTACAGAGCTAGAAATAAAAAATTAAAACCTGAAGATACCCAAGGTGCTACTTATACCATCTCTAACGTAGGAAGTTTCGGAAACCTTATGGGCACTCCTATTATCCCACAACCACAGGTTGCCATACTTGCTGTAGGTGCCATTGTGAAAAAACCAGCAGTATTAGAGACTAAAGACGGAGACGTTATCGCTATTAGAAACCTTATGTTTATGAGCCACTCTTACGACCACCGTGTAGTAGATGGATCACTAGGAGGGTTGTTCCTAAAACGTGTTCATGATTATTTAGAAAACTGGGATCTGGATACCGAAGTTTAAAATACAAGAGGCTAACCAAAAAGGAAAGCCTCTTTTTTTATTAATGTTATCGTTCTTACATCACAAAAGAAGGCTGCGGAAACCACAGCCTTCTTTCTTTTATAGTATGAAAACAATCAATTATTTATTCGCTACAAGGTTAAGTTCCAAATCAACTTCTTGGGAAATCATCCAATCTTTTGGATCTCCATCGGTACCATAAGCCAAGCCC encodes:
- a CDS encoding DUF2490 domain-containing protein — translated: MKNLKLFILFIAFNLVNAQNTSEHISSYDMISVTYKASPKWSAYAEFQLRGNERYSTFDYYEIKGGVGYNVAKKHQILLGLGRYGTYKNRSISQEEFRLWLQYTFNQEIGKLDLDHRVRAEQRFFHASQTGENTTANRFRYRLSLSYPLNKDNIQKGALFANIFDEVFVGPKDNALKRNRIYSGLGYVISDNVTASSGYLWQREFSNKGNKNLHYLYFALTFKIDSSKEPKTRIKVSEVD
- the lipB gene encoding lipoyl(octanoyl) transferase LipB, with amino-acid sequence MNHKINKQVKFQDLGVIDYLPAWDLQEQLLKENIDLKIANRSLAPEEQSITQNHFLFVEHPHVYTLGKSGHEENMLANQDKLNEIHATYVKTNRGGDITYHGYGQIVGYPILDLENFYTDIHKYMRDLEEVIIRTISDYGLKGERSKGETGVWLDVGKPYARKICAMGVKASRWVTIHGFALNVNTDLRYFDFIIPCGIKDKQVASLKNELEHEVDMEEVKLKIKKHFQEIFGVEWT
- a CDS encoding dihydrolipoamide acetyltransferase family protein, whose translation is MAEYKLLLPSMGEGVMEATIIGWLYKEGDNIEEDDSVVEIATDKVDSEVPSPVSGKIVKILKQQDEIAKVGEAIAIIETESEATNTPEVSAPAVSEEVSSIAPEVEKELLQPIEEHHPQVEISGDLYLSPLVKSIVQQENISEAELKSIKGSGLEGRITKEDILSFVANRGKQAPVQENAKPIVATPSASAPASTITTTQGDEIIPMDRMRKIIAENMVKSKHIAPHVTSFIETDVTNVVKWRTRQKAIFEKREGEKLTFMPIFVKAVVKAIQDFPMINVSVDGDKIIKKKNINIGMATALPDGNLIVPVIKNADQLSLSGLAKAINDLAYRARNKKLKPEDTQGATYTISNVGSFGNLMGTPIIPQPQVAILAVGAIVKKPAVLETKDGDVIAIRNLMFMSHSYDHRVVDGSLGGLFLKRVHDYLENWDLDTEV